The following proteins come from a genomic window of Puntigrus tetrazona isolate hp1 chromosome 15, ASM1883169v1, whole genome shotgun sequence:
- the sept4b gene encoding septin 4b isoform X8 encodes MAECTVAPVAMEDSDREADSASDEQDSVPASPEPRQHEADQDQDKEYVGFATLPNQVHRKSVKKGFDFTLMVAGESGLGKSTLVNSLFLTDLYKDRKLLNAEERITQTVEITKHTVDIEEKGVKLKLTIVDTPGFGDAVNNTECWKSVADYIDQQFEQYFRDESGLNRKNIQDNRVHCCLYFISPFGHGLRPLDVEFMKALHEKVNIVPVLAKADTLTPTEVKKKKIKIREEIEQYGIKIYQFPDCDSDEDEDFKQQDQELKDSIPFAVIGSNTVVEAKGKRVRGRLYPWGIVEVENPAHCDFVKLRNMLVRTHMQDLKDVTRETHYENYRAQCIQSMTRMVVKERNRNKLTRESGTDFPIPMVPGVTDSETEKLIREKDEELRRMQEMLQKIQEQMHTQKEAY; translated from the exons ATGGCAGAGTGTACAGTAGCCCCGGTGGCCATGGAGGACAGTGACCGCGAGGCCGACTCGGCGTCAGATGAGCAGGACTCTGTGCCAGCCTCTCCTGAGCCCCGGCAGCATGAGGCGGACCAG GACCAGGACAAGGAGTATGTGGGATTTGCGACTTTGCCAAACCAGGTTCACCGCAAATCTGTGAAGAAGGGCTTTGACTTCACTTTAATGGTAGCAG GAGAGTCCGGTTTGGGAAAGTCCACCCTGGTCAACAGTCTGTTCCTCACAGATCTCTACAAGGACAGAAAGCTGCTCAATGCTGAAG AGAGGATCACTCAGACGGTGGAGATCACCAAACACACGGTGGACATCGAGGAGAAGGGTGTGAAGCTGAAGCTCACGATCGTGGACACACCAGGCTTTGGGGACGCTGTCAATAACACTGAATG CTGGAAGTCGGTGGCAGACTACATCGACCAGCAGTTTGAGCAGTACTTCAGAGACGAGAGCGGACTGAACCGCAAGAACATCCAGGACAACCGTGTTCACTGCTGCCTGTACTTCATCTCGCCCTTCGGTCACGG GTTACGGCCTCTGGATGTGGAGTTTATGAAGGCTCTTCACGAGAAGGTCAACATTGTTCCTGTGCTAGCTAAAGCCGACACGCTGACCCCAACAGAggtcaagaaaaagaaaatcaag ATCCGGGAGGAGATCGAGCAGTACGGAATAAAGATCTACCAGTTCCCAGACTGTGATTCAGACGAGGACGAGGACTTCAAACAGCAAGACCAAGAGCTCAAA GACAGCATCCCCTTCGCCGTGATCGGCAGTAACACAGTGGTGGAGGCCAAAGGCAAGAGGGTCCGAGGACGTCTGTACCCCTGGGGCATTGTAGAAG TGGAGAACCCAGCGCACTGTGACTTTGTGAAGCTGAGGAACATGCTGGTCCGAACACACATGCAGGATCTGAAGGACGTGACCCGGGAAACACACTACGAGAACTACAGAGCGCAGTGCATCCAGAGCATGACCCGCATGGTGGTGAAAGAGCGCAACCGCAA CAAACTGACCAGGGAGAGCGGCACCGACTTCCCCATTCCCATGGTGCCCGGCGTCACCGACAGCGAGACGGAGAAGCTGATCCGCGAGAAAGACGAGGAG TTGAGGCGGATGCAGGAGATGCTGCAGAAGATCCAGGAGCAGATGCACACGCAGAAAGAGGCGTATTAA
- the sept4b gene encoding septin 4b isoform X11 produces MENSTVSRRLRTALFSHDDEDQDKEYVGFATLPNQVHRKSVKKGFDFTLMVAGESGLGKSTLVNSLFLTDLYKDRKLLNAEERITQTVEITKHTVDIEEKGVKLKLTIVDTPGFGDAVNNTECWKSVADYIDQQFEQYFRDESGLNRKNIQDNRVHCCLYFISPFGHGLRPLDVEFMKALHEKVNIVPVLAKADTLTPTEVKKKKIKIREEIEQYGIKIYQFPDCDSDEDEDFKQQDQELKDSIPFAVIGSNTVVEAKGKRVRGRLYPWGIVEVENPAHCDFVKLRNMLVRTHMQDLKDVTRETHYENYRAQCIQSMTRMVVKERNRNKLTRESGTDFPIPMVPGVTDSETEKLIREKDEELRRMQEMLQKIQEQMHTQKEAY; encoded by the exons GACCAGGACAAGGAGTATGTGGGATTTGCGACTTTGCCAAACCAGGTTCACCGCAAATCTGTGAAGAAGGGCTTTGACTTCACTTTAATGGTAGCAG GAGAGTCCGGTTTGGGAAAGTCCACCCTGGTCAACAGTCTGTTCCTCACAGATCTCTACAAGGACAGAAAGCTGCTCAATGCTGAAG AGAGGATCACTCAGACGGTGGAGATCACCAAACACACGGTGGACATCGAGGAGAAGGGTGTGAAGCTGAAGCTCACGATCGTGGACACACCAGGCTTTGGGGACGCTGTCAATAACACTGAATG CTGGAAGTCGGTGGCAGACTACATCGACCAGCAGTTTGAGCAGTACTTCAGAGACGAGAGCGGACTGAACCGCAAGAACATCCAGGACAACCGTGTTCACTGCTGCCTGTACTTCATCTCGCCCTTCGGTCACGG GTTACGGCCTCTGGATGTGGAGTTTATGAAGGCTCTTCACGAGAAGGTCAACATTGTTCCTGTGCTAGCTAAAGCCGACACGCTGACCCCAACAGAggtcaagaaaaagaaaatcaag ATCCGGGAGGAGATCGAGCAGTACGGAATAAAGATCTACCAGTTCCCAGACTGTGATTCAGACGAGGACGAGGACTTCAAACAGCAAGACCAAGAGCTCAAA GACAGCATCCCCTTCGCCGTGATCGGCAGTAACACAGTGGTGGAGGCCAAAGGCAAGAGGGTCCGAGGACGTCTGTACCCCTGGGGCATTGTAGAAG TGGAGAACCCAGCGCACTGTGACTTTGTGAAGCTGAGGAACATGCTGGTCCGAACACACATGCAGGATCTGAAGGACGTGACCCGGGAAACACACTACGAGAACTACAGAGCGCAGTGCATCCAGAGCATGACCCGCATGGTGGTGAAAGAGCGCAACCGCAA CAAACTGACCAGGGAGAGCGGCACCGACTTCCCCATTCCCATGGTGCCCGGCGTCACCGACAGCGAGACGGAGAAGCTGATCCGCGAGAAAGACGAGGAG TTGAGGCGGATGCAGGAGATGCTGCAGAAGATCCAGGAGCAGATGCACACGCAGAAAGAGGCGTATTAA
- the sept4b gene encoding septin 4b isoform X1 yields MALIGALGPGAARCSEGRSVPGYDAIKARAGSERGKGMRSWLRQGKKFRLFHPHRGASECTVAPVAMEDSDREADSASDEQDSVPASPEPRQHEADQHFPKEDSEDSELEHIMGHHPLAHHGPHRADSEGEGHSRPHTPGTPTFLRPAVAPRGPGDTDHESRYGAPRGRVDFSLPSPISPSRPKSPWGRYDPYDSTEDQDKEYVGFATLPNQVHRKSVKKGFDFTLMVAGESGLGKSTLVNSLFLTDLYKDRKLLNAEERITQTVEITKHTVDIEEKGVKLKLTIVDTPGFGDAVNNTECWKSVADYIDQQFEQYFRDESGLNRKNIQDNRVHCCLYFISPFGHGLRPLDVEFMKALHEKVNIVPVLAKADTLTPTEVKKKKIKIREEIEQYGIKIYQFPDCDSDEDEDFKQQDQELKDSIPFAVIGSNTVVEAKGKRVRGRLYPWGIVEVENPAHCDFVKLRNMLVRTHMQDLKDVTRETHYENYRAQCIQSMTRMVVKERNRNKLTRESGTDFPIPMVPGVTDSETEKLIREKDEELRRMQEMLQKIQEQMHTQKEAY; encoded by the exons ATGGCTCTGATTGGGGCCCTGGGGCCGGGGGCAGCTCGATGCAGTGAAGGACGCAGCGTCCCTGGATATGATGCTATAAAAGCCCGTGCTGGTTCTGAGAGAGGAAAGGGAATGAGGAGCTGGCTTCGTCAAGGCAAGAAGTTTAGATTGTTTCATCCTCACAGAGGCGCTTCAG AGTGTACAGTAGCCCCGGTGGCCATGGAGGACAGTGACCGCGAGGCCGACTCGGCGTCAGATGAGCAGGACTCTGTGCCAGCCTCTCCTGAGCCCCGGCAGCATGAGGCGGACCAG CACTTCCCTAAGGAAGACTCGGAGGACTCAGAGCTGGAGCACATCATGGGACATCACCCGCTGGCCCACCACGGGCCCCATAGGGCTGATAGTGAGGGCGAGGGTCACAGCAGACCCCACACCCCGGGGACGCCCACCTTCTTGAGGCCCGCGGTGGCCCCCAGGGGCCCCGGAGACACAGACCACGAGTCCAGATACGGGGCTCCTCGGGGCCGAGTGGACTTTAGCCTGCCGTCCCCCATCAGCCCATCCAGGCCTAAGAGCCCCTGGGGCCGCTATGACCCCTATGACTCCACTGAG GACCAGGACAAGGAGTATGTGGGATTTGCGACTTTGCCAAACCAGGTTCACCGCAAATCTGTGAAGAAGGGCTTTGACTTCACTTTAATGGTAGCAG GAGAGTCCGGTTTGGGAAAGTCCACCCTGGTCAACAGTCTGTTCCTCACAGATCTCTACAAGGACAGAAAGCTGCTCAATGCTGAAG AGAGGATCACTCAGACGGTGGAGATCACCAAACACACGGTGGACATCGAGGAGAAGGGTGTGAAGCTGAAGCTCACGATCGTGGACACACCAGGCTTTGGGGACGCTGTCAATAACACTGAATG CTGGAAGTCGGTGGCAGACTACATCGACCAGCAGTTTGAGCAGTACTTCAGAGACGAGAGCGGACTGAACCGCAAGAACATCCAGGACAACCGTGTTCACTGCTGCCTGTACTTCATCTCGCCCTTCGGTCACGG GTTACGGCCTCTGGATGTGGAGTTTATGAAGGCTCTTCACGAGAAGGTCAACATTGTTCCTGTGCTAGCTAAAGCCGACACGCTGACCCCAACAGAggtcaagaaaaagaaaatcaag ATCCGGGAGGAGATCGAGCAGTACGGAATAAAGATCTACCAGTTCCCAGACTGTGATTCAGACGAGGACGAGGACTTCAAACAGCAAGACCAAGAGCTCAAA GACAGCATCCCCTTCGCCGTGATCGGCAGTAACACAGTGGTGGAGGCCAAAGGCAAGAGGGTCCGAGGACGTCTGTACCCCTGGGGCATTGTAGAAG TGGAGAACCCAGCGCACTGTGACTTTGTGAAGCTGAGGAACATGCTGGTCCGAACACACATGCAGGATCTGAAGGACGTGACCCGGGAAACACACTACGAGAACTACAGAGCGCAGTGCATCCAGAGCATGACCCGCATGGTGGTGAAAGAGCGCAACCGCAA CAAACTGACCAGGGAGAGCGGCACCGACTTCCCCATTCCCATGGTGCCCGGCGTCACCGACAGCGAGACGGAGAAGCTGATCCGCGAGAAAGACGAGGAG TTGAGGCGGATGCAGGAGATGCTGCAGAAGATCCAGGAGCAGATGCACACGCAGAAAGAGGCGTATTAA
- the sept4b gene encoding septin 4b isoform X4 has translation MEDSDREADSASDEQDSVPASPEPRQHEADQHFPKEDSEDSELEHIMGHHPLAHHGPHRADSEGEGHSRPHTPGTPTFLRPAVAPRGPGDTDHESRYGAPRGRVDFSLPSPISPSRPKSPWGRYDPYDSTEDQDKEYVGFATLPNQVHRKSVKKGFDFTLMVAGESGLGKSTLVNSLFLTDLYKDRKLLNAEERITQTVEITKHTVDIEEKGVKLKLTIVDTPGFGDAVNNTECWKSVADYIDQQFEQYFRDESGLNRKNIQDNRVHCCLYFISPFGHGLRPLDVEFMKALHEKVNIVPVLAKADTLTPTEVKKKKIKIREEIEQYGIKIYQFPDCDSDEDEDFKQQDQELKDSIPFAVIGSNTVVEAKGKRVRGRLYPWGIVEVENPAHCDFVKLRNMLVRTHMQDLKDVTRETHYENYRAQCIQSMTRMVVKERNRNKLTRESGTDFPIPMVPGVTDSETEKLIREKDEELRRMQEMLQKIQEQMHTQKEAY, from the exons ATGGAGGACAGTGACCGCGAGGCCGACTCGGCGTCAGATGAGCAGGACTCTGTGCCAGCCTCTCCTGAGCCCCGGCAGCATGAGGCGGACCAG CACTTCCCTAAGGAAGACTCGGAGGACTCAGAGCTGGAGCACATCATGGGACATCACCCGCTGGCCCACCACGGGCCCCATAGGGCTGATAGTGAGGGCGAGGGTCACAGCAGACCCCACACCCCGGGGACGCCCACCTTCTTGAGGCCCGCGGTGGCCCCCAGGGGCCCCGGAGACACAGACCACGAGTCCAGATACGGGGCTCCTCGGGGCCGAGTGGACTTTAGCCTGCCGTCCCCCATCAGCCCATCCAGGCCTAAGAGCCCCTGGGGCCGCTATGACCCCTATGACTCCACTGAG GACCAGGACAAGGAGTATGTGGGATTTGCGACTTTGCCAAACCAGGTTCACCGCAAATCTGTGAAGAAGGGCTTTGACTTCACTTTAATGGTAGCAG GAGAGTCCGGTTTGGGAAAGTCCACCCTGGTCAACAGTCTGTTCCTCACAGATCTCTACAAGGACAGAAAGCTGCTCAATGCTGAAG AGAGGATCACTCAGACGGTGGAGATCACCAAACACACGGTGGACATCGAGGAGAAGGGTGTGAAGCTGAAGCTCACGATCGTGGACACACCAGGCTTTGGGGACGCTGTCAATAACACTGAATG CTGGAAGTCGGTGGCAGACTACATCGACCAGCAGTTTGAGCAGTACTTCAGAGACGAGAGCGGACTGAACCGCAAGAACATCCAGGACAACCGTGTTCACTGCTGCCTGTACTTCATCTCGCCCTTCGGTCACGG GTTACGGCCTCTGGATGTGGAGTTTATGAAGGCTCTTCACGAGAAGGTCAACATTGTTCCTGTGCTAGCTAAAGCCGACACGCTGACCCCAACAGAggtcaagaaaaagaaaatcaag ATCCGGGAGGAGATCGAGCAGTACGGAATAAAGATCTACCAGTTCCCAGACTGTGATTCAGACGAGGACGAGGACTTCAAACAGCAAGACCAAGAGCTCAAA GACAGCATCCCCTTCGCCGTGATCGGCAGTAACACAGTGGTGGAGGCCAAAGGCAAGAGGGTCCGAGGACGTCTGTACCCCTGGGGCATTGTAGAAG TGGAGAACCCAGCGCACTGTGACTTTGTGAAGCTGAGGAACATGCTGGTCCGAACACACATGCAGGATCTGAAGGACGTGACCCGGGAAACACACTACGAGAACTACAGAGCGCAGTGCATCCAGAGCATGACCCGCATGGTGGTGAAAGAGCGCAACCGCAA CAAACTGACCAGGGAGAGCGGCACCGACTTCCCCATTCCCATGGTGCCCGGCGTCACCGACAGCGAGACGGAGAAGCTGATCCGCGAGAAAGACGAGGAG TTGAGGCGGATGCAGGAGATGCTGCAGAAGATCCAGGAGCAGATGCACACGCAGAAAGAGGCGTATTAA
- the sept4b gene encoding septin 4b isoform X9 codes for MEDSDREADSASDEQDSVPASPEPRQHEADQDQDKEYVGFATLPNQVHRKSVKKGFDFTLMVAGESGLGKSTLVNSLFLTDLYKDRKLLNAEERITQTVEITKHTVDIEEKGVKLKLTIVDTPGFGDAVNNTECWKSVADYIDQQFEQYFRDESGLNRKNIQDNRVHCCLYFISPFGHGLRPLDVEFMKALHEKVNIVPVLAKADTLTPTEVKKKKIKIREEIEQYGIKIYQFPDCDSDEDEDFKQQDQELKDSIPFAVIGSNTVVEAKGKRVRGRLYPWGIVEVENPAHCDFVKLRNMLVRTHMQDLKDVTRETHYENYRAQCIQSMTRMVVKERNRNKLTRESGTDFPIPMVPGVTDSETEKLIREKDEELRRMQEMLQKIQEQMHTQKEAY; via the exons ATGGAGGACAGTGACCGCGAGGCCGACTCGGCGTCAGATGAGCAGGACTCTGTGCCAGCCTCTCCTGAGCCCCGGCAGCATGAGGCGGACCAG GACCAGGACAAGGAGTATGTGGGATTTGCGACTTTGCCAAACCAGGTTCACCGCAAATCTGTGAAGAAGGGCTTTGACTTCACTTTAATGGTAGCAG GAGAGTCCGGTTTGGGAAAGTCCACCCTGGTCAACAGTCTGTTCCTCACAGATCTCTACAAGGACAGAAAGCTGCTCAATGCTGAAG AGAGGATCACTCAGACGGTGGAGATCACCAAACACACGGTGGACATCGAGGAGAAGGGTGTGAAGCTGAAGCTCACGATCGTGGACACACCAGGCTTTGGGGACGCTGTCAATAACACTGAATG CTGGAAGTCGGTGGCAGACTACATCGACCAGCAGTTTGAGCAGTACTTCAGAGACGAGAGCGGACTGAACCGCAAGAACATCCAGGACAACCGTGTTCACTGCTGCCTGTACTTCATCTCGCCCTTCGGTCACGG GTTACGGCCTCTGGATGTGGAGTTTATGAAGGCTCTTCACGAGAAGGTCAACATTGTTCCTGTGCTAGCTAAAGCCGACACGCTGACCCCAACAGAggtcaagaaaaagaaaatcaag ATCCGGGAGGAGATCGAGCAGTACGGAATAAAGATCTACCAGTTCCCAGACTGTGATTCAGACGAGGACGAGGACTTCAAACAGCAAGACCAAGAGCTCAAA GACAGCATCCCCTTCGCCGTGATCGGCAGTAACACAGTGGTGGAGGCCAAAGGCAAGAGGGTCCGAGGACGTCTGTACCCCTGGGGCATTGTAGAAG TGGAGAACCCAGCGCACTGTGACTTTGTGAAGCTGAGGAACATGCTGGTCCGAACACACATGCAGGATCTGAAGGACGTGACCCGGGAAACACACTACGAGAACTACAGAGCGCAGTGCATCCAGAGCATGACCCGCATGGTGGTGAAAGAGCGCAACCGCAA CAAACTGACCAGGGAGAGCGGCACCGACTTCCCCATTCCCATGGTGCCCGGCGTCACCGACAGCGAGACGGAGAAGCTGATCCGCGAGAAAGACGAGGAG TTGAGGCGGATGCAGGAGATGCTGCAGAAGATCCAGGAGCAGATGCACACGCAGAAAGAGGCGTATTAA